From a single Populus nigra chromosome 18, ddPopNigr1.1, whole genome shotgun sequence genomic region:
- the LOC133678005 gene encoding COBRA-like protein 4 produces the protein MELDKLKFSIVLTIFCAMTVLCAVAYDPLDPNGSINIKWDILSWTPDGYVAVVLMNNFQMYRQIMSPGWTLGWTWAKKEVIWSMVGAQATDQGDCSNFKGNIPHCCKRNPTVIDLLPGVPKTQQYSDCCKGGVLASWGQDPAAAVSSFQLSVGLSGTSNTTVALPQNFFLLGPGPGYTCSAATIVSPSVFFSSDGQRKTQAMMTWTVTCSYSQMLVSKNPSCCVSLSSFYNSKITPCPSCSCGCQNNENASCVMSKSRISSVVEASTSMLECTSHMCPIRVHWHVKANYKEYWRVKITVTNFNYRKNFTQWTLVAQHPNLNNVTRVYSFLYKSFMLFNTINDTAMFYGNKNKNDMLLEAGQNGNVQSEILLGKDMSRYTLEHGWGFPSRIYFNGDECMMPPPDSYPFLPNSAPFSPTASSTPAIFLVLILLALRCSLF, from the exons ATGGAACTTGATAAGCTTAAGTTCTCGATTGTCTTGACTATTTTTTGTGCCATGACAGTTTTATGTGCAG TGGCTTACGATCCATTGGATCCCAATGGGAGCATAAATATAAAGTGGGATATCCTGTCTTGGACTCCTGATGGCTATGTT gCAGTTGTGTTGATGAATAACTTTCAAATGTATCGGCAAATAATGAGCCCAGGGTGGACCTTAGGCTGGACATGGGCTAAGAAAGAAGTGATTTGGTCAATGGTGGGAGCCCAAGCCACTGATCAAGGAGATTGTTCCAATTTCAAAGGCAACATTCCACACTGCTGTAAGAGAAATCCTACAGTTATTGACTTGCTCCCTGGAGTCCCTAAAACCCAACAGTATTCTGATTGCTGCAAGGGTGGTGTTTTGGCATCTTGGGGACAAGATCCTGCAGCCGCAGTTTCATCATTTCAGCTCAGTGTTGGTCTCTCTGGTACATCCAATACAACAGTTGCACTTCCCCAGAATTTCTTTTTGCTTGGTCCAGGACCAGGCTATACGTGCAGTGCAGCAACAATTGTTTCACCTTCAGTTTTCTTCTCAAGTGATGGGCAGCGAAAAACACAAGCAATGA TGACCTGGACTGTGACATGCTCTTACTCGCAAATGCTTGTGTCTAAGAATCCCTCCTGTTGTGTTTCTTTGTCATCCTTTTACAACTCTAAGATCACTCCCTGTCCGTCCTGTTCTTGTGGGTGCCAGAATAATGAAAACGCTAGCTGTGTCAT GAGCAAGTCCAGAATTTCAAGTGTTGTAGAAGCAAGTACATCAATGCTTGAGTGTACTTCACACATGTGCCCAATCCGGGTGCATTGGCATGTTAAGGCCAACTACAAGGAGTATTGGCGTGTGAAGATTACAGTCACCAATTTCAATTATCGGAAGAATTTCACACAGTGGACTCTTGTTGCTCAGCATCCAAACCTCAACAATGTAACCAGAGTTTATAGCTTTCTCTACAAGTCATTTATGCTCTTCAATACCATAA ACGATACTGCCATGTTTTATgggaacaaaaataaaaatgacatgcTCCTGGAAGCTGGGCAAAATGGGAATGTTCAATCAGAGATTCTGCTTGGAAAGGACATGAGCAGATACACATTGGAGCATGGATGGGGTTTCCCTTCGAGAATTTACTTCAACGGTGATGAATGTATGATGCCTCCTCCTGATTCATATCCATTTCTACCCAACTCTGCTCCTTTCAGTCCAACAGCCTCCTCAACACCAGCCATTTTTCTAGTTCTCATCTTGCTAGCCCTTCGGTGTTCGTTGTTCTAG